The Streptomyces achromogenes genome window below encodes:
- a CDS encoding acyl carrier protein → MLGFETADGIDTERGFLDMGVDSLTAVELRRRLGTLTGLQLRTTAVFDHPTVTSLADHLLAELLPDGTDRTWTAAFERWETELAELAADPETRSEVVVRLQQFLGRLRGPEHEPDCGPVPDAIDDASDEELFRLLDGTLETPE, encoded by the coding sequence GTGCTGGGCTTCGAGACGGCCGACGGCATCGACACCGAGCGGGGCTTCCTCGACATGGGCGTTGACTCGCTGACCGCTGTCGAACTACGGCGTCGGCTCGGCACGCTCACCGGACTGCAACTGCGGACCACCGCCGTCTTCGACCACCCCACCGTCACGAGTCTGGCCGATCACCTGCTCGCCGAACTGCTCCCGGACGGCACCGACCGCACATGGACGGCCGCGTTCGAACGCTGGGAGACCGAGCTGGCCGAGTTGGCCGCGGACCCGGAGACCCGCAGCGAGGTCGTGGTGAGACTCCAGCAGTTCCTGGGCAGGCTGCGCGGGCCGGAGCACGAGCCCGACTGCGGCCCGGTCCCCGACGCGATCGACGACGCCAGCGACGAGGAGCTGTTTCGCCTGCTCGACGGCACCCTCGAAACCCCCGAATGA
- a CDS encoding SDR family NAD(P)-dependent oxidoreductase, with protein sequence MNEPRGCRPERDGPPAAHPEESGSPMADEDKLRAYLKRATTDLQEARRRLQQVESDRREPIALVAMSCRYPGDVRTPGDLWRTVADGHDAIGEFPADRGWGVDELYDPDPDSLGKSATRQGGFLYDAGHFDAGFFGISPREALAVDPQQRVLLTLAWETVERAGILPAALRGEQVGVFTGVMYSDYGTRIHQPSEEFEGYLVQGSAASIASGRIAYTFGLQGPAVTVDTACSSSLVAIHLAAQALRRGECALALAGGVTVMATPNTFVEFSRQRGLAPDGRCKAFSARADGTGWSEGAGLLLLERLSDARRNGHPVLAVIRGSAVNQDGASSQLTAPNGPAQQRVIRQALADAGVSAAEVDVVEAHGTGTSLGDPIEAEALIATYGRERSVDRPLWLGSLKSNIGHTQAAAGVGGVIKMVEAIRHGELPRTLHVDEPSPHVDWSAGTVRLLTEPQEWQSSGPRRAAVSSFGISGTNAHLILEQAPDEDSAAPREETTLPLLLSARSPEAVREQAARLHAHLTARPETGAGDAAYTLATARTVFRHRAVVLGTGRDELLGALEALAQDRPSADVVSGVVPDHSGKAVFVFPGQGSQWVGMGRELLAGEPVFAERLAECAAALEPFTGWSVVDVLRGVADAPSLERVDVVQPVLFAVMVSLAAVWREFGVRPAAVVGHSQGEIAAACVAGALSLEDAARVVALRSKAIRALAGKGGMLSVPLAAERVAADLEPWAGRAGVAAVNGASSTVVSGDASALEEILAEYLAQDVRARAVPVDYASHSAHVEAIEEEIRTALAPIVPMSTEIPVFSTLTGDWAEPTAFDADYWYRNLRHPVRFGPATQALAASGHTVFIEVSAHPVLVMGIQETLDAADLPGTAFGTLRRDQGGLRQFTEAVGHAHLAGLPVHWGRLAADGARPAELPTYPFQEERLWLEAESALSDAAELGLLAAGHPLLGAAVDLADGGTVLTGRLSATAQPWLADHAVFDTVLLPGAALLELAIRLGDEVRCPRVDELTLEAPLVLPEHGSLRIQLVAEAADDSGRRAFAVHSRTEDDLPWQRHASGVLAPDDGVPAPTPAPATWPPTGARRVELDGFYAGLAATGYGYGPAFQGLRALWQDGDDLYAEIELADASATEAARYGIHPALLDAVLHALCCDRPDTVRLPFAWAGVRLHAGGATAVRAQLSRTGPDQVTLMLTDATGAPVLTADSLTLRATDAARLADRRHSPDALLAPHWRPAALEQATPVAVDAWALLGDVPLGDPSRPAADASRRHCHLDDLCAEVASGAPAPEIVLLSVDAVAGPPAGAAAGTPVDPAAPDTTRATVLTALTAVQQFLASPELAESRLVLLTHGAVAAAPGETVDNPAAAAVWGLVRTAQSEHPGRFVLADLDAPDAAPELLAAALGGEEPQFAIRGGEVLLPRLIRTGEQERLAPPADASNWKLDTTGMGTFENLALVPSTDDTRPLEPGEVRVAVRAAGLNFRDTLIALGMYPGEAAIGGEAAGTVVEVAPDVTGLAPGDRVMGLFPRGGVAPLAVTDHRLLGRIPRGWTYTQAACAPVVYLTAYYGLRDLADVQQGESLLIHAVTGGVGMAALQLARHWGLEVYGTASPGKWGTARALGLDGERLASSRDLEFEDRFRAMTGGRGVDVVLNSLAREFVDASLRLLGPGGRFLEMGKTDIRPAADLAVDHPGVAYHPYDLVLDAGPDRIGEMLGELADLFDGGVLTPLPTTTWDAARTPAAFRHLAQARHTGKLAVVLPPRLTPAHTVLITGGTGTLGALTARHLVTRHAVRHLLLIGRQGERAPGAAELYAELTALGAHVTIAACDAADPDDLAALVARIPAEHPLTAVVHAAGVLDDATVDRLTPEQFDRVLRAKVDAAWNLHRLTRDADLSAFVVFSSLAGVLGSPGQGNYAAANAYLDALVQHRRGQGLPATSLVWGLWTQASGMTGAMNAADVRRVSAHGIRPVEPAEGLARFDAALAHGGAVLVPADPDTAALRAAEPTSVTPLLRDLAHHTVRPTARPAGGAVLDGMDETEQHRYLVDLVRTHAATVLGHATAEAIDAAQEFKKLGFDSLTAVELRNRLATATGLRLPATLVFDHPTPTGLAAELRTRLAPAHSTPSVLAELDRLADRLHTADVDADTRTAIGERLGALLRSWTTSADGVHDQSAEGLGSATDEELFSVIENELGIS encoded by the coding sequence GTGAACGAACCGCGTGGCTGCCGCCCGGAACGGGACGGCCCACCCGCCGCACACCCTGAGGAGAGTGGATCGCCGATGGCGGACGAGGACAAGCTCCGCGCCTATCTCAAGCGGGCGACGACGGACCTTCAGGAGGCCCGACGCCGACTCCAGCAGGTCGAGTCGGACAGGCGTGAGCCGATCGCCCTCGTCGCCATGTCCTGCCGGTACCCCGGTGACGTCCGTACCCCGGGCGATCTGTGGCGGACGGTGGCCGACGGGCACGACGCCATCGGGGAGTTCCCCGCCGACCGTGGCTGGGGCGTGGACGAGCTGTACGATCCCGACCCCGACAGCCTCGGCAAGTCCGCCACCCGCCAGGGCGGCTTCCTGTACGACGCCGGTCACTTCGACGCCGGGTTCTTCGGCATCTCGCCACGAGAGGCACTCGCCGTCGACCCGCAGCAGCGCGTGCTGCTCACCCTCGCCTGGGAGACGGTGGAGCGCGCCGGTATCCTGCCCGCCGCCCTCCGCGGCGAACAGGTGGGTGTGTTCACCGGTGTCATGTACAGCGACTACGGCACCCGCATCCACCAGCCCTCCGAAGAGTTCGAGGGCTACCTCGTACAGGGCAGCGCCGCCAGCATCGCCTCCGGCCGGATCGCCTACACCTTCGGCCTCCAGGGCCCGGCGGTGACGGTGGACACGGCGTGCTCGTCCTCGCTCGTCGCGATCCACCTGGCCGCCCAGGCGCTGCGGCGCGGCGAGTGCGCCCTCGCCCTCGCCGGCGGGGTGACCGTGATGGCCACCCCCAACACCTTCGTGGAATTCAGCCGCCAGCGAGGACTCGCCCCCGACGGTCGCTGCAAGGCCTTCTCCGCGCGGGCCGACGGCACCGGCTGGAGCGAGGGCGCCGGGCTGCTGCTCCTCGAGAGGCTGTCGGACGCACGCCGCAACGGGCACCCCGTCCTGGCGGTGATCCGGGGCAGCGCCGTCAACCAGGACGGGGCCAGCAGCCAGCTCACCGCGCCGAACGGTCCGGCGCAGCAGCGGGTGATCCGGCAGGCGTTGGCGGACGCGGGTGTGTCGGCGGCCGAGGTGGACGTGGTGGAGGCGCACGGCACGGGCACGTCACTCGGTGATCCGATCGAGGCGGAGGCGCTGATCGCCACGTACGGCCGGGAGCGGTCCGTGGACCGGCCGTTGTGGCTGGGGTCGTTGAAGTCGAACATCGGTCACACGCAGGCCGCGGCTGGTGTCGGTGGTGTGATCAAGATGGTGGAGGCCATCCGTCACGGCGAGTTGCCGCGGACGCTGCATGTGGACGAGCCCTCTCCGCACGTGGACTGGTCCGCGGGTACGGTCCGGCTCCTGACCGAACCCCAGGAGTGGCAGTCCTCCGGCCCGCGCCGGGCCGCGGTGTCCTCCTTCGGGATCAGCGGCACCAACGCCCACCTGATCCTTGAGCAGGCCCCCGACGAGGACTCCGCCGCCCCGCGGGAAGAGACGACGCTGCCGCTGTTGCTGTCGGCGCGCTCGCCGGAGGCGGTGCGGGAGCAGGCGGCCCGGCTGCACGCGCACCTGACGGCGCGGCCCGAGACCGGGGCCGGGGACGCGGCGTACACGCTGGCCACCGCCCGTACGGTGTTCCGGCACCGAGCCGTCGTCCTGGGCACCGGCCGCGACGAACTGCTGGGTGCGCTGGAAGCCCTCGCGCAGGACAGGCCGTCCGCCGACGTGGTGTCCGGTGTGGTCCCCGACCACAGCGGCAAGGCGGTGTTCGTCTTTCCGGGGCAGGGGTCGCAGTGGGTGGGGATGGGCCGGGAGCTGCTGGCGGGTGAGCCGGTGTTCGCGGAGCGTCTTGCCGAGTGTGCGGCGGCGCTGGAGCCGTTCACCGGGTGGTCGGTGGTGGATGTGCTGCGGGGGGTGGCGGATGCGCCGTCGCTGGAGCGTGTGGATGTGGTGCAGCCGGTGCTGTTCGCGGTGATGGTGTCGCTGGCGGCGGTGTGGCGGGAGTTCGGGGTGCGTCCGGCCGCTGTGGTGGGGCATTCGCAGGGTGAGATCGCGGCGGCGTGTGTGGCGGGTGCGTTGAGTCTGGAGGACGCGGCGCGTGTGGTGGCGCTGCGCAGCAAGGCGATCAGGGCGCTCGCCGGAAAGGGCGGCATGCTCTCCGTGCCGCTCGCCGCCGAGCGCGTCGCCGCCGACCTCGAACCCTGGGCCGGCCGTGCCGGAGTGGCGGCCGTCAACGGCGCCTCCTCCACCGTGGTCTCCGGCGACGCCTCCGCGCTGGAGGAGATCCTCGCCGAGTACCTGGCACAGGACGTACGCGCCCGAGCCGTACCGGTCGACTACGCCTCGCACTCGGCCCACGTCGAGGCCATCGAGGAGGAGATCCGCACCGCCCTCGCCCCGATCGTCCCCATGAGCACGGAGATCCCGGTGTTCTCCACCCTCACCGGCGACTGGGCCGAGCCGACCGCCTTCGACGCCGACTACTGGTACCGCAACCTGCGCCACCCGGTGCGCTTCGGCCCGGCCACCCAGGCCCTCGCCGCCTCGGGCCACACCGTGTTCATCGAGGTCAGCGCCCACCCGGTGCTGGTGATGGGCATCCAGGAAACGCTGGACGCGGCCGACCTGCCGGGCACCGCCTTCGGCACCCTGCGCCGTGACCAGGGCGGGTTGCGGCAGTTCACCGAGGCCGTCGGGCACGCCCACCTGGCCGGCCTCCCTGTCCACTGGGGCCGACTCGCTGCGGACGGCGCTCGCCCGGCCGAGCTGCCCACCTACCCGTTCCAGGAGGAACGCCTCTGGCTGGAAGCCGAGTCGGCGCTGTCCGACGCGGCCGAACTGGGGCTGCTCGCCGCTGGCCATCCGCTGCTGGGGGCCGCCGTCGATCTCGCCGACGGCGGTACGGTCCTCACCGGACGGCTCTCGGCCACCGCCCAGCCCTGGCTCGCCGACCACGCCGTGTTCGACACCGTCCTGCTGCCCGGCGCCGCTCTGCTCGAACTGGCCATCCGCCTCGGCGACGAGGTGCGCTGCCCGCGCGTCGACGAACTCACCCTGGAGGCACCGCTCGTTCTGCCCGAGCACGGCTCGCTGCGGATCCAGCTGGTGGCCGAGGCAGCCGACGACAGCGGGCGACGCGCCTTCGCCGTGCACTCCCGCACCGAAGACGACCTGCCCTGGCAGCGACACGCCTCCGGCGTGCTCGCCCCGGACGACGGGGTGCCCGCACCCACGCCCGCGCCCGCGACCTGGCCGCCGACCGGCGCCCGACGGGTCGAACTGGACGGTTTCTACGCCGGGCTGGCCGCAACCGGGTACGGCTACGGCCCCGCCTTCCAGGGCCTGCGGGCGCTGTGGCAGGACGGCGACGACCTGTACGCCGAGATCGAACTGGCCGACGCGTCCGCCACCGAGGCCGCACGGTACGGCATCCACCCCGCGCTGCTGGACGCCGTACTGCACGCGCTCTGCTGCGACCGGCCGGACACCGTCCGGCTGCCCTTCGCGTGGGCCGGCGTCCGGCTGCACGCGGGCGGCGCCACCGCCGTCCGGGCCCAGCTCAGCCGTACCGGACCCGACCAGGTCACCCTCATGCTCACCGACGCCACCGGAGCGCCGGTGCTCACCGCCGACTCGCTCACCCTGCGCGCCACCGACGCCGCGCGGCTCGCCGACCGCCGTCACAGCCCCGACGCGCTGCTCGCCCCGCACTGGCGACCGGCCGCCCTGGAGCAGGCCACACCGGTGGCCGTCGACGCCTGGGCCCTCCTGGGGGACGTCCCGCTCGGTGACCCGAGCCGGCCGGCGGCCGACGCCTCGCGCCGCCACTGCCACCTGGACGACCTCTGCGCCGAGGTGGCGTCCGGCGCGCCGGCGCCGGAGATCGTCCTCCTGTCCGTCGACGCGGTGGCCGGCCCGCCGGCGGGCGCCGCTGCCGGGACCCCGGTCGATCCGGCAGCCCCGGACACCACCAGGGCCACCGTCCTCACCGCGCTGACGGCCGTACAACAGTTCCTCGCCTCGCCCGAGTTGGCGGAGAGCCGACTCGTCCTGCTCACCCACGGTGCCGTCGCCGCGGCACCCGGGGAGACGGTGGACAACCCGGCCGCAGCCGCCGTATGGGGTCTGGTGCGCACCGCACAGTCCGAGCACCCCGGGCGGTTCGTGCTGGCCGACCTCGACGCGCCGGATGCCGCACCCGAGCTCCTGGCCGCCGCGCTCGGCGGCGAGGAACCCCAGTTCGCGATCCGGGGCGGCGAGGTCCTGCTGCCTCGCCTGATCCGCACCGGCGAACAGGAGCGGCTCGCCCCGCCGGCCGACGCGTCCAACTGGAAGCTCGACACCACCGGCATGGGCACCTTCGAGAACCTCGCCCTTGTCCCCTCCACCGACGACACCCGGCCCCTGGAACCCGGCGAGGTCCGCGTCGCCGTCCGCGCCGCCGGCCTGAACTTCCGCGACACATTGATCGCCCTCGGAATGTACCCCGGCGAGGCCGCGATCGGCGGCGAAGCCGCAGGAACCGTCGTCGAGGTCGCCCCCGACGTGACCGGACTGGCACCCGGCGACCGCGTGATGGGCCTGTTCCCACGCGGAGGCGTCGCGCCCCTCGCGGTCACCGACCACCGCCTGCTGGGCAGGATCCCGCGCGGCTGGACCTACACGCAGGCCGCCTGCGCCCCGGTCGTCTACCTCACCGCCTACTACGGGCTGCGCGACCTCGCCGACGTACAGCAGGGCGAGTCCCTGCTGATCCACGCCGTCACCGGCGGAGTCGGCATGGCCGCCCTGCAACTCGCCCGCCACTGGGGCCTGGAGGTGTACGGCACCGCCAGCCCCGGCAAGTGGGGCACCGCCCGCGCCCTCGGCCTGGACGGTGAACGCCTCGCCTCCTCCCGCGACCTGGAGTTCGAGGACCGGTTCCGTGCCATGACCGGCGGGCGGGGCGTGGACGTGGTGCTCAACTCCCTCGCCCGCGAGTTCGTCGACGCCTCGCTCCGGCTGCTCGGCCCCGGAGGACGGTTCCTCGAGATGGGCAAGACCGACATCCGGCCCGCCGCCGACCTGGCCGTCGACCACCCGGGAGTCGCCTACCACCCGTACGACCTGGTGCTGGACGCCGGACCAGACCGGATCGGAGAGATGCTCGGCGAACTCGCCGACCTCTTCGACGGGGGCGTTCTCACCCCCCTGCCCACCACCACCTGGGACGCGGCCCGGACACCCGCAGCCTTCCGCCACCTCGCCCAAGCCCGCCACACCGGCAAACTGGCCGTGGTGCTCCCGCCGCGCCTCACCCCCGCCCACACCGTCCTGATCACCGGTGGCACCGGCACCCTCGGCGCCCTCACCGCCCGTCACCTCGTCACCCGGCACGCCGTACGGCACCTGCTGCTCATCGGCCGGCAGGGCGAACGGGCACCTGGAGCGGCCGAACTGTACGCGGAACTCACCGCGTTGGGCGCCCACGTCACCATCGCCGCCTGTGACGCCGCCGACCCCGACGACCTGGCGGCCCTGGTCGCCCGCATCCCGGCCGAGCACCCGCTGACCGCGGTCGTCCACGCGGCCGGCGTCCTCGACGACGCGACCGTGGACCGGCTCACCCCCGAACAGTTCGACCGGGTCCTGCGCGCCAAGGTGGACGCCGCCTGGAACCTGCATCGGCTCACCCGCGACGCGGACCTGTCGGCGTTCGTGGTCTTCTCCTCCCTCGCCGGCGTCCTCGGCAGCCCAGGCCAGGGCAACTACGCCGCCGCCAACGCCTATCTGGACGCACTCGTCCAGCACCGCCGCGGCCAGGGACTTCCGGCCACCTCCCTGGTCTGGGGCCTGTGGACCCAGGCCTCCGGCATGACCGGAGCGATGAACGCGGCCGACGTACGGCGGGTCTCCGCACACGGCATCCGCCCGGTCGAACCCGCTGAAGGCCTGGCCCGGTTCGACGCGGCCCTCGCCCACGGCGGCGCCGTGCTCGTCCCGGCCGACCCCGACACCGCCGCGCTGCGCGCCGCCGAGCCCACGTCCGTAACACCGCTGCTGCGCGACCTGGCCCACCACACCGTACGGCCCACCGCGCGGCCCGCCGGGGGCGCGGTCCTGGACGGCATGGACGAGACCGAACAACACCGGTATCTGGTCGACCTGGTCCGCACCCACGCGGCCACCGTCCTCGGACACGCCACGGCCGAGGCGATCGACGCGGCGCAGGAGTTCAAGAAGCTCGGCTTCGACTCGCTGACCGCCGTCGAACTGCGCAACCGGCTCGCCACCGCGACCGGGCTGCGCCTGCCGGCCACCCTCGTCTTCGACCATCCCACGCCCACCGGCCTGGCCGCCGAACTGCGCACCCGGCTCGCCCCCGCCCACTCCACCCCGAGCGTCCTCGCCGAACTCGACCGGCTCGCGGACCGGTTGCACACCGCCGACGTCGACGCCGACACCCGTACGGCCATCGGGGAACGTCTCGGCGCGCTGCTGCGCTCCTGGACCACCTCAGCCGACGGCGTCCACGACCAGTCCGCCGAGGGCCTCGGCTCCGCCACCGACGAAGAACTGTTCAGCGTGATCGAGAACGAGCTCGGAATCTCCTGA